Proteins from a genomic interval of Lolium perenne isolate Kyuss_39 chromosome 1, Kyuss_2.0, whole genome shotgun sequence:
- the LOC127292656 gene encoding PHD finger protein ALFIN-LIKE 1 isoform X2, which produces MDASYRRSGAGGGGGGSAPRTVEDIYKDYRGRRSAILRALTNDVEEFYGQCDPDKENLCLYGYANEAWEVALPAEEVPTELPEPALGINFARDGMKRTDWLALVAVHSDSWLVSVAFYYAARLTRSDRKRLFGMMNDLATVYEVISEMRQSKERDRSVGIDNSGRHKLPAKHAREAPPPPRVENNAREADEGYDEDDGDHSETLCGTCGGIYSAEEFWIGCDVCERWYHGKCVKITPAKAESIKQYKCPSCSSKRPRQQ; this is translated from the exons ATGGACGCCTCCTACCGCCGCTCCGGCgccgggggaggcggcggcggctccgCCCCCCGCACCGTCGAGGACATCTACAAGGACTACCGCGGCCGCCGCTCCGCCATCCTCCGCGCCCTCACCAACG ACGTCGAGGAGTTCTACGGGCAGTGCGATCCAG ATAAGGAGAACCTCTGCCTGTACGGCTACGCCAACGAGGCCTGGGAGGTGGCGCTGCCGGCGGAGGAGGTGCCCACCGAGCTGCCGGAGCCGGCCCTCGGGATCAACTTCGCCCGCGACGGGATGAAGCGCACCGACTGGCTCGCGCTCGTCGCCGTCCACTCAGACTCATGGCTCGTCTCCGTCGCCTTCTACTATGCCGCGCGCCTCACCCGCAGCGACAG GAAGCGTTTATTTGGCATGATGAATGATTTGGCAACCGTTTATGAAGTCATCTCAGAGATGAGACAATCGAAGGAGAGGGATAGATCGGTTGGTATTGACAACAGCGGTAGACACAAGCTGCCAGCCAAG CATGCACGtgaggcgccgccgccaccacgtgtggaaaATAACGCCAGGGAGGCTGATGAAGGCTACGATGAAGATGACGGCGACCACAGCGAGACTCTTTGCGGGACATGCGGTGGGATATACAGCGCGGAGGAATTCTGGATCGGGTGCGACGTTTGCGAGAGGTGGTACCATGGCAAGTGTGTGAAGATAACTCCTGCCAAGGCGGAGAGCATAAAGCAGTACAAATGCCCGAGCTGCAGCTCAAAGAGACCTAGGCAGCAGTAG
- the LOC127292656 gene encoding PHD finger protein ALFIN-LIKE 1 isoform X1 — translation MDASYRRSGAGGGGGGSAPRTVEDIYKDYRGRRSAILRALTNDVEEFYGQCDPGESPSRSLPQALQFRFDSPPQTDRDVADKENLCLYGYANEAWEVALPAEEVPTELPEPALGINFARDGMKRTDWLALVAVHSDSWLVSVAFYYAARLTRSDRKRLFGMMNDLATVYEVISEMRQSKERDRSVGIDNSGRHKLPAKHAREAPPPPRVENNAREADEGYDEDDGDHSETLCGTCGGIYSAEEFWIGCDVCERWYHGKCVKITPAKAESIKQYKCPSCSSKRPRQQ, via the exons ATGGACGCCTCCTACCGCCGCTCCGGCgccgggggaggcggcggcggctccgCCCCCCGCACCGTCGAGGACATCTACAAGGACTACCGCGGCCGCCGCTCCGCCATCCTCCGCGCCCTCACCAACG ACGTCGAGGAGTTCTACGGGCAGTGCGATCCAGGTGAGTCCCCGTCGCGATCTCTCCCCCAAGCACTGCAGTTTCGTTTCGATTCGCCGCCTCAGACAGATCGCGATGTGGCAGATAAGGAGAACCTCTGCCTGTACGGCTACGCCAACGAGGCCTGGGAGGTGGCGCTGCCGGCGGAGGAGGTGCCCACCGAGCTGCCGGAGCCGGCCCTCGGGATCAACTTCGCCCGCGACGGGATGAAGCGCACCGACTGGCTCGCGCTCGTCGCCGTCCACTCAGACTCATGGCTCGTCTCCGTCGCCTTCTACTATGCCGCGCGCCTCACCCGCAGCGACAG GAAGCGTTTATTTGGCATGATGAATGATTTGGCAACCGTTTATGAAGTCATCTCAGAGATGAGACAATCGAAGGAGAGGGATAGATCGGTTGGTATTGACAACAGCGGTAGACACAAGCTGCCAGCCAAG CATGCACGtgaggcgccgccgccaccacgtgtggaaaATAACGCCAGGGAGGCTGATGAAGGCTACGATGAAGATGACGGCGACCACAGCGAGACTCTTTGCGGGACATGCGGTGGGATATACAGCGCGGAGGAATTCTGGATCGGGTGCGACGTTTGCGAGAGGTGGTACCATGGCAAGTGTGTGAAGATAACTCCTGCCAAGGCGGAGAGCATAAAGCAGTACAAATGCCCGAGCTGCAGCTCAAAGAGACCTAGGCAGCAGTAG